The Catellatospora citrea DNA segment CCGTCGGGGTCCAGCGCCCGGTAGCTCAGCTCGATGCTGCTGCGCACGCCGACGTCGCCGGCGGACAGGTGGTTGAGCCGGCGGCTCTCGTCGGCGAGCCGGTCGGCCAGCGGCTTGAGCGGCAGCGCCCGCCGCCCGGCCAGCCGCGCGCTGACGATGCGCAGCGCCAGCGGCAGGTTGCCGCAGTACTCGACGATCCGCTGGGCCGCGTCGACGTCCTCGTCGACCCGGGAGTCCCCGGCGAGCCGTCGCAGCAGCAGCAGCGCCTCGTCGGGCTCCAGCACGCGCAGGTCGGTCAGCGTGGTGCCGGACAGCCCGGCCAGGCGGTCCCGGCTGGTGATCACGACGGCGTTGCCGGCCCCGCCCGGCAGCAGCGGCCGCACCTGCTGCTCGGACGCCGCGTCGTCGAGCACGACCAGCATGCGGCGCTGCGCGAGCAGCGTGCGGTAGAGGTCGGCCCGCTCGCCGAGGCCCTCCGGCAGCTGGGCCTGCTCGACGCCGAGCGCGCGCAGGAACCGGGACAGCACCTCGCCCGGCTCGGCCGGGGCGTCGCTCATGCCGCGCAGCTCGGCGTAGAGCTGGCCGTCCGGGAAGTGCTCGGCCGACCGGTGCGCGACCGCGGTGGCCAGGGTGGACTTGCCGGTGCCGCCCGGGCCGGCGACGACCTGCACGGCCGGGGCGCCGCCCGCGGGCAGCAGGGCCTGCGCCAGCGCCTCGATCTCGGCGGCGCGGCCGGTGAAGTCGGCCGGCACCGGCGGCAGCTGGGCCGGCACCGGGTGCACCGTGCCCGGTCCGGCCAGCTCCGGCGAGTGCGAGGCGACGGCCAGCTGCTCGGTCTCGCCGCGCAGGATCGCGTGGTGCAGCGCGTTGAGCTCGGGGCCGGGCTCCACGCCCAGCTCGCCGATGAGCACGTCACGGCCCTCGCGATAGCAGGCCAGCGCCTCGGCCTGGCGGCCCAGCCGGTACAGCACCGTCATCAGCTGCCCGCGCAGCCGCTCGTTGGTCGGCTGGCGTCCCACCCGGACGGTCAGCTCGGCGACCAGGTCGCCCCACTGGCCGGACGCGATCTCCGCGGCGATGCGCTCCTCGACGGCCGCGGCCCGCAGCTCGTCCAGGCGGGACGCCTGCACGGCGAGCTCGGTCGCGTCCAGGCCGGACAGCGCGGGGCCCTGCCAGAGGGCGTCCGCCTGGCGCAGCAGGTCCGCCGCTGCGGACTGGTCGCCTGCCGCCGCCGCCGCCCGTCCTGACGCCAGCAGGCGAGTGAACACCTCGACGTCGAGCAGCTGCGGGTCGATCCGGATGACGTAGCCGGGCGCGACGGTGGCGATGAGGTCACCGGCGGCGTACCGGGCGAACGTGCGGCGCAGCGTGGAGACGTAGGTCTGGATCAGCGCGCGGGCCGTGTCCGGCGGGTCCTCGCCCCACAGGACGTCCACCAGCCGGTTGGCCGAGACGACCCGGCCGTGTTCCAGCAGCAGGGTCGCGAGCAGCGCCTTCGGCTTCGTGCCACCGAGCGGCACGGCCTCGCCTGCGGCGTGGGCCGAGACGGGCCCGAGCAGCCGGAACTCCACCTCGCCACTCCTCCGCCGCGCAACTAGATCGTTCCAGCGTACGGCCGGACCGTGGCCCAGGACCACCAGCCGATGCCGCCTCGCAGGTCAGAGGCTAGCGCAACGAGAAGATGCCCAATTTGTCCAGGTGGCCCGGACGCGCTGTCGAACACAGCCGCTCCGACCTGGCGGTTGGCGGAGTTTCGCCATGGCGTAACCCCGCCATCGCCATCTATTCACTCCGTAACGGCGGGCCGGTAGACCGTTGTCATGTTCTCCCCCTCACAGTCTTCCGCCTTCTGGCGCAGGCGATGGCGGCTGCTCTCGGCGGCCACCGCGGTGCCGCTGCTGGCAGCGGGTATCACCGCGCTGCAGGTGCCCGCGCAGGCCGCACCGAGCAAGCCCTCCGTTCCCGCCAAGCCCTCGGCGACCCACAAGGTCACCCTGGTCACCGGCGACGTCGTCACGGTCACCACGATGGCCGACGGCAACCAGATCGCCGACGTGGACCGGCCGGACAACGCCGTCGGCGGCGTGAAAATGCAGAAGATCAAGGGTGACCTGTACGTCATCCCGGACGAGGCGGCGTCGCTGCTCGCCGCGAACAAACTCGACCGGCGGCTGTTCAACGTCACCGACCTGATCGAGATGGGCTACGACGACGCGAAGTCGTCGGGCGTGCCGCTGATCGCGACGTACACGGCGGCGCAGGCGCGCTCGGCGGTCGAGCCGAAGGCGCCCCGCGGCAGCAAGCTGACCCGCAAGCTCAAGGGCATCCGCGGTGCGGCGCTGACCGCGGACAAGAAGCAGACCCGCTCGTTCTGGACCACCGTCGCGCCACAGGGCAGCACGACGGCGCAGCCCGGCACGACGGCTCAGGGCAGCACCACGCTGGGCGAGGGTGTGGCCAAGCTGTGGCTCGACGGTCGCGTCGAGGTCAACCTGAAGGAGAGCGTGCCGCTGATCGGCGCGCCCGAGGCCTGGGCCGCGGGCTACACGGGCAAGGGGTCGAAGGTCGCCGTGCTCGACACCGGCGTCGACGTCAGCCACCCCGACCTGGCCGGGGTCATCGACGGCACGGCCAGCTTCGTGCCCGGCGAGTCGGCCACCGACGACGTCAACGGGCACGGCACCCACGTCGTCTCGACGATCGTCGGCACCGGCGCCGCCTCCGGCGGTGAGCTGAAGGGCGTCGCCCCCGACGCCGACATGATCGTCGGCAAGGTGCTCGGCGGCGTGGAGGGCTACGGCCAGGACTCCTGGATCATCGCGGGCATGGAGTGGGCCGTCCAGCAGGGCGCCGACGTCGTCAGCATGAGCCTGGGCGACACCTACCCGACGGACGGCAGCGACCCGATGTCGCAGGCGGTCGACGCGCTGTCCGCGCAGTACGGCGCACTGTTCGTGATCGCCGCCGGCAACGCGGGCCCGGAGAGCATCTCCACCCCGGGTGCGGCCGCCTCGGCGCTGACCGTGGCCGCCACCGACAAGCAGGACCAGCTGGCGTACTTCTCCAGCACCGGCCCGCTGGCGTACTCCGGCGGCATGAAGCCGGACATCGCGGCGCCCGGTGTGGACATCACCGCGGCTCGCTCGCAGCAGATGACCGACGGCGGCGAGGGCCTCTACCGCACCATCAGCGGCACCTCGATGGCCACCCCGCACGTCGCGGGCGCGGCGGCGATCCTGGCCCAGCAGCACCCCGACTGGACCGGCGCGATGCTCAAGGAACACCTGATGAGCAGCGCGAAGGGCCTGGCCGACTACTACTCGCCGTACGAGGTCGGCACCGGCCGGCTCGACGTGGCCGCCGCGGTGCAGACCGGCGTGCGCGGGACCGGCTCGCTGTTCTACGGCAACTACACCTGGCCGCACGACGCGAGCGACGTCGCGGTCACGAAGGACCTGACCTTCACCAACACCGGTTCCGCCGACGTCACGCTGAACCTGGCGCTGACCAACACGGGCGGCCCGTTCACCCTGGGCGCCGCCTCGGTGACCATCCCGGCGGGCGCGAAGGCGACCGTCCCGGTGACCGGTGACCCGCAGGCCGCCGCCGCGGGCCAGCGGCACATCGGCTACGTGATCGGCACCGACGCGACCACCGGCCGGCCGGTGACCCGCACCTCGGTCGCGCTGATCAAGGAGGACGAGCGTTACGACCTCACCGTCAAGCTGATCGGCCGCGACGGCAAGCCGGCCGCCGGCTACGTGGGCCTCGCCATGGCCGGGGACCAGTGGCCGTACTCGCTGTACGTCGAGGGCTCCGCCACGCTGCGGCTGCCCGCCGGCACGTACACCACCTCCTCGTATCTGGACGTCCCCGGTGAGTCTCCGGACCGCACCGGCGTCGCGACGCTGGTCGACCCGGAGACCGTGCTCGGCCAGGGCCCCGCCGAGGTGGTGCTGGACGCCAGCAAGGCGCGCCTGCTGCAGACCGACGCGCCGCAGCGCACGGAGGACCGGCAGCGCAAGGTGGACTTCAACGTCCACTTCACCGGCATGGACTCGTGGTACGACGTCCGCAGCGCGTTCCAGATCCCGCCGATGTACGACGACCTCTACGTCTCGCCGACCGAGCCGATGACCAAGGGCGAGTTCGTGCTGACCACCCGCTGGCGCAAGGGCGAGCCGATGTTCAGCCTGAGCGCGCTCGGCGGGCTGCTGGACATCCCGACGTTCGTGCAGGGCGGTTCGAAGCTCGACACCGCCACGGACCGCCTCGACGCCGTCTACGGCGGCAAGGGCTCCGTGGCCGACTTCAAGAAGGTCAACGCCAAGGGCAAGATCGCCGTGGTGGAGCGCAGCGACGAGGTCTCCGCGGCCGAGCGCGTCGCCAACGCGATCGCGGACGGGGCCAGGGCCGTCGTCATCGTCAACGACGGCCCCGGCACCCTGCTGGAGTACGTCGGCGAGTCCACCGTTCCGGTCACCTCCGTGCACCGGGACCTGGGCAAGCTGCTGATCGGCATGGCGAAGCTGGGCGTGTTCACCTTCACCGCCACGCGCGTGGAGTACACCGGCTTCGTCTACGACCTGTCCCGCGACTACCGCGGCCAGGTGCCGAACAAGCCGCTGGTCTACCAGCCGAGCCAGCGCGACCTGGCCAAGATCGACGCCCGGTGGTACAACGCCGGCGCGCCGGCCGACGCCTCGGGCTACCGCTACGACCTGACGCTGAGCCCGTCGCTCGGCTACCACGAGCGCGAGTGGCACCCCGGCACCCGCACCGAGTGGGTCACCCCGGACCAGGTCTGGGTCGAGTCGCACGCGCAGTACCTCGCCAGCCCGCTGCCGTGGGAGATGGTGTCCGGCGTCAACACGTTCGCCAAGGGCAGCACCACCCGGACGGACTGGTTCGCCCCGGCGACCCGGCCCGGGTTCAGCGACTCGTTCGGCGTGTACAACTCGCGCGCGCAGAACTACATGACCTGGAACGTGCAGCCGTGGAGCTCGCAGAGCGACACCATGCGGCTGGGCGGCTACCTGCCGTGGGGCGAGTCCCCGAGCCACCTGCAGGTGTTCCAGGGCGACACGCTGATCCACGACAACCCGTACAGCGCGGACATGCAGTGGAAGGAAGTGCCGGCAGGCAACCTGCCCTACCGCGCCGTCCTGGACGTGGAGCGGCCGGCCGACCAGTTCCGGCTGTCGACCCGTACGCACAGCGAGTGGACGTTCATGTCCGACACCGTCGACTCGGACTACTTCCAGCCGTTCTCGGTGCTGAACATGGACTACCTGCTGGAGACCGACCTGCACGGTGACGTGAAGGCCGGCGACCGGCAGCAGATCCGCCTGCACCCGGTGTCGATGGACCTGGGCACCGTGCCCGGCAAGGTCACCAAGGTGACCCTGGACGTCTCCTCCGACGACGGCAAGACCTGGCAGAAGGTCAGCCTGACCAAGGGCGCCGACGGCTACTGGTCAGGTTCGTTCAAGGCGAACGGCAAGGCCGGCGGCTTCCTGTCGATCCGCGGCAGCGCGGCGACCGACGCCGGGTTCAGCGTGAAGCACGACATCATCCGGGCCTACGGCCTGCGATGACGCACAGTGTGGGGCCCCGGGGAGGCGACTCCCCGGGGCCCTTCCCGTCACCAGGGTCGCCAGCAGGGTCTATTCAAGATCTGCCGGTATGGCGCATACTCTCCCCGCCGCCGCTGACGGAGAGGGACAGGTCGCCGATGCTGGGTGTGCTCGGGCTCGAACCCGAGGAGGAGTTCGTCTATCGGGCCCTGCTCGGCCGGCCCAGCGCCACCGCGATGCTGCTGGCCGACCTGCTGGGCAGGCCCGAGGCCGTGGTCGAGAAGGCGCTGTCCCGCCTGGTGGACGCAGGTCTGGCGCTCCGATCCGGCGGGGAGGCGTTCGTCGCCGCGCCGCCCGCGATGGCGCTGGGCGCGCTGATCACCGAACGCCGCGACGGCCTGCGCATCGCCGAGCAGGCGCTGGTCACCCTCGCCGAGGAGCACCGGGCGGCGGTCGCCGGGCGCAGCATCAGCGAGTTGATCGAGGTGGTCTCCGGCGTCGACGCCATCCGACACCGCTTCCAGCAGGTGCAGCAGGCGGCCCGCACGGAGATCCGCAACTTCGTCACCGCGCCGTACATCGCCGTGCCGCCGGGCTCGAACGCGCAGGAGGACGCGGCCGCGGCGCGCGGGGTGCGGTTCCGGGTCGTGCTGGAGCGCTCGGTGCTGGCCCAGCCCGGCATCATCGACGAGGTCGTCGACTCGCTGGAGCGCGGCGTGGAACTGCGGGTGGCAGACGAGCTGCCGATGAAGCTGATCCTCGCCGACGGCGACCTCGCCCTGGTGCCGGTCACCGCCCCGCACGCGGTGCAGCCGGGCGGTGAGCCGGGAGCGGTGCTGCTGCACCGCAGCGGCCTGCTAGCTGCGCTGGAGGCGCTGTTCGAGACGGTGTGGCAGCGCGCCTACCCGCTGGAGCTGTCGAGTCTGCGGCCGGACGGGTTACCGTACGTCGAGCTGGACGCCGACGAGCCCACCGAGCTGGACCGCCGGATCCTGTCGCTGCTGCTGTCCGGCCTCACCGACCAGGCCGTGGCCACGCAGCTCGACCTGTCGCTGCGCACCCTGCAGCGCCGGCTGCGCCATCTGATGGACCTGGCCGGCGTGGACACCCGTATGCAGTTGGGTTGGCACGCCGCCCGACACGAATGGGCCTGAGTTGAAGCGACCGCTGCTGTACCTGCTCGCTGCCGCACTGCTGGCGATGTCGGCGGCCGGTTGCGGCGACGGCGTCGACGCGATGCCGCTGCGGCCGGGCGAGGCGCTGACGATCGACGCCGATCGGCTGGTCCGGCAGCTCATGGAGATCGACTTCAAGGACCGCACGGCGCCGGACGGCGCCGCTGTCACGTGCAGCGTGCGCTCGTTCGGCGCGGCGCCCGAGGGGGCGAGCAATGTCGGGCAGCTCACCACGATCTGGGCGAAGACCGTCTGCGGCGCGCCCGGACCGGACGGGATGCTCGGCATGTCGATGGTGCCAGTCAAGATCACATTGGCCGGGCAGCCGGAGCTGTTCATGCCGCGCGATGGCGCGCAATACGGCGATGACCTGGCGAAACTCTTTCCGGATCTTGGTGTCGACCTGGCCGCGGAGTGGCCGGAGTTCCCCGCGATGCGGGCGGAACTGGAGGCGCGCGCGAGCGGGCGCTGAGCCCGGCTCACACCGGTCGGGACGGTTGCACCTGGGAATCCCCCTTGTCCGTATTGTGGCGGGGAGTATGGTGTCTGCGGTCACAGGAATGTGCCCGTACGTCGATGGGGTGCGCAACCCTCGGCGCACACTGAGCGTTACCTTGGACATCCGCGGACCGTGTCGCTCCCGCGACGCCCACCGCACCGACCGCTGCGTAACCTCAGAACGAGCCACCTCAGACCCGAGCCACCTCAGACCGGCCGCCATCACTCTGGCGGCGCCAGCCACCCGGACCACTGCGGAGAAGAAACGTGCCGACAGCTTCCAGGAACCGTCTCGTCATCGTCGAGTCTCCGGCGAAGGCGAAGACGATCTCGGGGTACCTCGGCCCGGGTTACGTCGTCGAGGCGAGCCTCGGGCACATCCGCGACCTGCCAGCCGGCGCGAAGCAGATGCCGGAGAAGTACAAGAAGGAACCGTGGGCCTACCTCGGCGTCGACGTCGACAACGGCTTCGCCCCGGTATATATCGTCAACCCGGACCGTGCGAAGCACGTCACGCGCCTGAAGGCGCTGATGAAGGACGCCGACGAAGTCCTGCTGGCCACAGATGAGGACCGCGAGGGCGAGGCGATCGCCTGGCACCTGGTGGAGACCCTCAAGCCCAAGGTGCCGGTCAAGCGGATGGTCTTCCACGAGATCACCAAGCCGGCCATCCAGGCCGCCGTGGCCAACCCGCGCGACATCGACCGCGACCTGGTCGACGCGCAGGAGACCCGGCGCATCCTGGACCGGCTCTACGGCTACGACGTGTCCGCCGTGCTGTGGAAGAAGGTGCAGCGCGGCCTGTCCGCGGGCCGGGTGCAGTCGGTCGCCACCCGCATCGTGGTCGAGCGTGAGAAGCAGCGCATGGCGTTCCGCGCCGCCGACTACTGGGACATCACCGCCACCCTGGCCGTCGAGAAGGCGAGCGAGACCGGCCCGCGCACGTTCACCGCGACCCTGATCGCGCTGGACGGCGACCGCATCGCCACCGGCAAGGACTTCGAGCCGACCACCGGCCGGCTGCGTCCGGGCTCGGGCGTGGTGCAGCTCGACGGCGACGGCGCGCGCGGCCTGGCCGCCCGGCTCGACGACCGGCCGTTCACCGTCACCAAGGTCGAGGAGAAGCCGTACCGGCGCAAGCCGTACGCGCCGTTCATCACCTCGACCCTGCAGCAGGAGGCGGCCCGCAAGCTGCGCTTCTCCTCGGCGGCCACGATGCGCACCGCGCAGCGGCTGTACGAGAACGGCTACATCACCTACATGCGTACCGACTCGGTGAACCTCTCCGAGTCCGCGATCGCCGCCGCCCGCACCCAGATCGCCGAGCTGTACGGCTCCGGCGCGGTGCCGCCGCAGCCGCGCCGCTACACCGGCAAGGTGAAGAACGCGCAGGAGGCGCACGAGGCGATCCGCCCCGCCGGGGACACCTTCCGGACGCCGGGCGCGGTCCGCAACGAGCTGTCCACCGAGGAGTACCGGCTCTACGAGCTGATCTGGCAGCGCACCATCGCCTCGCAGATGTCCGACGCGGTCGGCATGACGGTCAGCGTGCGCATCCGCGCCACGACGGCCCAGAACGAGGAGGCCGACTTCGCGGCCAGCGGCCGGACCATCACCGACCCCGGCTTCCTGCGGGCGTACGTGGAGTCCTCCGACGACGAGTCCGCCGAGGCCGACGACGCCGAGCGCAAGCTGCCGGTGCTGGTCAAGGACCAGAAGCTGACCGAGGAGGGCCTGGAGGCGGTGGGTCACACCACCCAGCCGCCCGCCCGCTACACCGAGGCGTCGCTGGTCAAGGCACTCGAAGAGCTGGGCATCGGCCGCCCGTCGACCTACTCGTCGATCATGCAGACGATCCAGGACCGCGGCTACGTCATCAAGCGGGGCCAGGCGCTGATCCCGACCTTCGTCGCGTTCGCGGTGATCGGGCTGCTGGAGCAGCACTACCCGCGGCTGGTCGACTACGGCTTCACCGCGGCGATGGAGGACCAGCTCGACCAGATCGCCGGCGGCGACGCCACCGCGCTGGAGTTCCTGACCTCCTTCTACTTCGGCTCGCCGACCGCGGAGGTGGGCTCCGTGGCGCAGGCCGGGGGCCTGAAGAAGCTGGTCACCGAGCACCTGGGCGAGATCGACGCGCGCAGCATCAACTCGATCAAGCTGTTCACCGACGAGCAGGGCCGCGACGTCGTGGTCCGGGTCGGCAAGTTCGGCCCGTACCTGCAGCGCGGGCCGCAGGGCGCCGCCAAGGCGCCCGTGGCCGAGGACGCCGAGCCCGACGCGGAGACCCCGTCCGACGGCGACCGGGCCTCGATCCCGGACGGCATCGCCCCCGACGAGCTGACCCCCGAGAAGGTCGACGAGCTGTTCCTGGGCGGCGGCGGCGAGCGCAAGCTCGGCGAGCACCCGGAGACCGGCGAGCCGGTCGTGCTCAAGTCCGGCCGGTACGGCCCGTACGTGTCCAGCGGCGAGACGAACTCGTCCCTGCTGAAGACGCACGTGCCCGATCAGCTGACGCTGGCGGAGGCGCTGCGGCTGCTGTCGCTGCCGCGACTGGTCGGCAAGGACGCCGAGGGCCAGGAGATCTTCGCCAAGAACGGCCGGTACGGCCCGTACATCGAGCGCGAGGGCGACTCCCGGTCGCTGGAGAACGAGGAGCAGCTCTTCACGGTCACCCTGGAGCAGGCGCTGGCGCTGCTGGCCGCCCCGAAGCAGCGGGGCCGCCGCGCCGCGCAGCCGCCGCTGCGGGAGATGGGCGTCGACCCGCTCACCGACAAGCCGCTGGTCATCAAGGACGGCCGGTTCGGCCCGTACGTCACCGACGGGGAGTCCAACGCCTCGCTGCGGCGCGGGCAGACCCCGGAGGGCCTGACCATCGAACAGGCCAGCGAGATGCTGTCGGAGAAGCGGGCCAAGGGTCCGGCTCCGAAGAAAACTCCGGCGAAGAAGGCGCCCGCGAAAAAGGCCACGGCGGCCAAGGCGACGAAGGCCACAAAGGCTGGAGCTGCGAAGAAGGCCACCACGGCCAAGGCCGCGACCGCGAAGAAGGCCGCCACGGGCGCTGCCAAGAGCGTGCCAAAGAAGGCTGCCGCGAAGAAGACAGCAAGCTGACCGCTTACCGACCCTGCCCAGGGTCGTTGACCCTGGGTAGGGTGTCGATGCGAGCGTGGCGACCGGTTCGGTTCCCGGAACGTACGCCGCGGTGAGGAGCGGATCAGTGTCCACACCAGCTGTCAGTGCCGGGCCGTTGCGCCGGGTGCCGGTACAGGGGCGCAGTGTCGCGCGGGTGCAGCGCATGCTCGACGCGTGCGCCGAGTTGATCGACGAAGTCGGCTACGACGGGCTCAGCACCACGCTGCTGGCCGAGCGGGCCGGCGTCGCGATCGGGTCGGTCTATCAGTTCTTCCCGGACAAGCGGGCCATCGTGCAGGCGCTGACCCTGCGCAACGTCGAGGCCTACCTGGAGCGGCTGGCCGAGCGGATCCCCGCCGGCGAGCTCGCGCACTGGTGGGACGGCGTCGACGGGGCCATCGAGGAGTACATCGAACTGCACCGCAGCGTGCCGGGCTTCCGTACGCTGCACTTCGGCGACGTGGTGGACGTGCACCTGATCGACCCGGAGCGCGACAACAACGCGGTCATCGCCGATCATCTGGCCGACCTGCTCATCCGCTTCCACCACGCGCCGGACTCGCGTGAGCTGCGTTTCGCGTTGACCGTCTCGGTCGAGGCCGCCGACGCGCTGATCAAGCTCGCGTTCCGCCGTCACCCGGACGGCGACGCCGCCGTGCTGGCAGAATCGAAGCGGCTGGTGCGCGGATACCTGCAGACGTTCGCGCTGGCCTGACGACAGGCAGGGGCCGTACCACTCCCTCGTTTTTGTGGCAAGTCTTCAGGGTCGAACCAGGGTCGGCCCTCGCCGGG contains these protein-coding regions:
- a CDS encoding TetR family transcriptional regulator, which codes for MSTPAVSAGPLRRVPVQGRSVARVQRMLDACAELIDEVGYDGLSTTLLAERAGVAIGSVYQFFPDKRAIVQALTLRNVEAYLERLAERIPAGELAHWWDGVDGAIEEYIELHRSVPGFRTLHFGDVVDVHLIDPERDNNAVIADHLADLLIRFHHAPDSRELRFALTVSVEAADALIKLAFRRHPDGDAAVLAESKRLVRGYLQTFALA
- a CDS encoding AfsR/SARP family transcriptional regulator, giving the protein MEFRLLGPVSAHAAGEAVPLGGTKPKALLATLLLEHGRVVSANRLVDVLWGEDPPDTARALIQTYVSTLRRTFARYAAGDLIATVAPGYVIRIDPQLLDVEVFTRLLASGRAAAAAGDQSAAADLLRQADALWQGPALSGLDATELAVQASRLDELRAAAVEERIAAEIASGQWGDLVAELTVRVGRQPTNERLRGQLMTVLYRLGRQAEALACYREGRDVLIGELGVEPGPELNALHHAILRGETEQLAVASHSPELAGPGTVHPVPAQLPPVPADFTGRAAEIEALAQALLPAGGAPAVQVVAGPGGTGKSTLATAVAHRSAEHFPDGQLYAELRGMSDAPAEPGEVLSRFLRALGVEQAQLPEGLGERADLYRTLLAQRRMLVVLDDAASEQQVRPLLPGGAGNAVVITSRDRLAGLSGTTLTDLRVLEPDEALLLLRRLAGDSRVDEDVDAAQRIVEYCGNLPLALRIVSARLAGRRALPLKPLADRLADESRRLNHLSAGDVGVRSSIELSYRALDPDGRTTLRRLGWFGVPDFSPWVVSWLVETSPAAAEELVEQLVDAQLVEFVGVDRMGGLRYRLHDLIRLYARECAALEEPAEDLAAAVARALRGWLALIHRAAVDSPPAEIRWRRPFSPHDVSEELTALVIADPWDWFEAEQSALASGVERALALGLYDLVFEFASARNASAFMGANRFAARTRVIEAALTAARRAGKPHDEAVILTELGQLRYDQDHYTEARRQFRAALSLFRELNDVPGQATALAGLGIACREPGRFAEGVHFLDQAAALLHDARDDIGIGYSRRIAGSVRLELGDYTGALADLTESLAAYRRAGSRLGEGHTLRTLGLYHRARDEWAAAERRCAESAEIFHELGDELMEAYAVRALAKARMRLGHHGEALPRLEWALSVSHTMGDRWGQGATLRVLGQLHLAAHRLDLAEACFDAAHDIWQSMDVPVWQARLDLDRSRLLAARGDTAGAQSARASARRVFHDHGAREIRELDGDH
- a CDS encoding helix-turn-helix domain-containing protein, producing MLGVLGLEPEEEFVYRALLGRPSATAMLLADLLGRPEAVVEKALSRLVDAGLALRSGGEAFVAAPPAMALGALITERRDGLRIAEQALVTLAEEHRAAVAGRSISELIEVVSGVDAIRHRFQQVQQAARTEIRNFVTAPYIAVPPGSNAQEDAAAARGVRFRVVLERSVLAQPGIIDEVVDSLERGVELRVADELPMKLILADGDLALVPVTAPHAVQPGGEPGAVLLHRSGLLAALEALFETVWQRAYPLELSSLRPDGLPYVELDADEPTELDRRILSLLLSGLTDQAVATQLDLSLRTLQRRLRHLMDLAGVDTRMQLGWHAARHEWA
- a CDS encoding S8 family serine peptidase, yielding MFSPSQSSAFWRRRWRLLSAATAVPLLAAGITALQVPAQAAPSKPSVPAKPSATHKVTLVTGDVVTVTTMADGNQIADVDRPDNAVGGVKMQKIKGDLYVIPDEAASLLAANKLDRRLFNVTDLIEMGYDDAKSSGVPLIATYTAAQARSAVEPKAPRGSKLTRKLKGIRGAALTADKKQTRSFWTTVAPQGSTTAQPGTTAQGSTTLGEGVAKLWLDGRVEVNLKESVPLIGAPEAWAAGYTGKGSKVAVLDTGVDVSHPDLAGVIDGTASFVPGESATDDVNGHGTHVVSTIVGTGAASGGELKGVAPDADMIVGKVLGGVEGYGQDSWIIAGMEWAVQQGADVVSMSLGDTYPTDGSDPMSQAVDALSAQYGALFVIAAGNAGPESISTPGAAASALTVAATDKQDQLAYFSSTGPLAYSGGMKPDIAAPGVDITAARSQQMTDGGEGLYRTISGTSMATPHVAGAAAILAQQHPDWTGAMLKEHLMSSAKGLADYYSPYEVGTGRLDVAAAVQTGVRGTGSLFYGNYTWPHDASDVAVTKDLTFTNTGSADVTLNLALTNTGGPFTLGAASVTIPAGAKATVPVTGDPQAAAAGQRHIGYVIGTDATTGRPVTRTSVALIKEDERYDLTVKLIGRDGKPAAGYVGLAMAGDQWPYSLYVEGSATLRLPAGTYTTSSYLDVPGESPDRTGVATLVDPETVLGQGPAEVVLDASKARLLQTDAPQRTEDRQRKVDFNVHFTGMDSWYDVRSAFQIPPMYDDLYVSPTEPMTKGEFVLTTRWRKGEPMFSLSALGGLLDIPTFVQGGSKLDTATDRLDAVYGGKGSVADFKKVNAKGKIAVVERSDEVSAAERVANAIADGARAVVIVNDGPGTLLEYVGESTVPVTSVHRDLGKLLIGMAKLGVFTFTATRVEYTGFVYDLSRDYRGQVPNKPLVYQPSQRDLAKIDARWYNAGAPADASGYRYDLTLSPSLGYHEREWHPGTRTEWVTPDQVWVESHAQYLASPLPWEMVSGVNTFAKGSTTRTDWFAPATRPGFSDSFGVYNSRAQNYMTWNVQPWSSQSDTMRLGGYLPWGESPSHLQVFQGDTLIHDNPYSADMQWKEVPAGNLPYRAVLDVERPADQFRLSTRTHSEWTFMSDTVDSDYFQPFSVLNMDYLLETDLHGDVKAGDRQQIRLHPVSMDLGTVPGKVTKVTLDVSSDDGKTWQKVSLTKGADGYWSGSFKANGKAGGFLSIRGSAATDAGFSVKHDIIRAYGLR
- the topA gene encoding type I DNA topoisomerase; this translates as MPTASRNRLVIVESPAKAKTISGYLGPGYVVEASLGHIRDLPAGAKQMPEKYKKEPWAYLGVDVDNGFAPVYIVNPDRAKHVTRLKALMKDADEVLLATDEDREGEAIAWHLVETLKPKVPVKRMVFHEITKPAIQAAVANPRDIDRDLVDAQETRRILDRLYGYDVSAVLWKKVQRGLSAGRVQSVATRIVVEREKQRMAFRAADYWDITATLAVEKASETGPRTFTATLIALDGDRIATGKDFEPTTGRLRPGSGVVQLDGDGARGLAARLDDRPFTVTKVEEKPYRRKPYAPFITSTLQQEAARKLRFSSAATMRTAQRLYENGYITYMRTDSVNLSESAIAAARTQIAELYGSGAVPPQPRRYTGKVKNAQEAHEAIRPAGDTFRTPGAVRNELSTEEYRLYELIWQRTIASQMSDAVGMTVSVRIRATTAQNEEADFAASGRTITDPGFLRAYVESSDDESAEADDAERKLPVLVKDQKLTEEGLEAVGHTTQPPARYTEASLVKALEELGIGRPSTYSSIMQTIQDRGYVIKRGQALIPTFVAFAVIGLLEQHYPRLVDYGFTAAMEDQLDQIAGGDATALEFLTSFYFGSPTAEVGSVAQAGGLKKLVTEHLGEIDARSINSIKLFTDEQGRDVVVRVGKFGPYLQRGPQGAAKAPVAEDAEPDAETPSDGDRASIPDGIAPDELTPEKVDELFLGGGGERKLGEHPETGEPVVLKSGRYGPYVSSGETNSSLLKTHVPDQLTLAEALRLLSLPRLVGKDAEGQEIFAKNGRYGPYIEREGDSRSLENEEQLFTVTLEQALALLAAPKQRGRRAAQPPLREMGVDPLTDKPLVIKDGRFGPYVTDGESNASLRRGQTPEGLTIEQASEMLSEKRAKGPAPKKTPAKKAPAKKATAAKATKATKAGAAKKATTAKAATAKKAATGAAKSVPKKAAAKKTAS